One region of Daphnia magna isolate NIES unplaced genomic scaffold, ASM2063170v1.1 Dm_contigs301, whole genome shotgun sequence genomic DNA includes:
- the LOC123468133 gene encoding LOW QUALITY PROTEIN: CREB-regulated transcription coactivator 3-like (The sequence of the model RefSeq protein was modified relative to this genomic sequence to represent the inferred CDS: inserted 1 base in 1 codon) codes for MNPRLLHSSKGIALDPNGISVPSYQPYLYQNSGGGADYGQPVSPAHSPTHMMSPSQPIPTHGGLLTAYRNPQPILRPSPISSPTLVVPGHMNYRSNSPGDGTNCASSAPPSPVSQSLSPASSPGLAASPASPFADQISSMNCQNQMGSGSGGNLNQMSFYPNQSNVLNQFEQFNMMDSSSEQTLQSYGNYKSNHMGQANISMDISLDPXYSQPSQFMFGGRLELNQQTAPQTPQTPSSIPDIVLQDFSCTPEELARHNSHDLSSAMGSSFDGVDFYPTDDALRDGLDPIDFDGLQILTNSTLVTDPSTEDHFRLDRM; via the exons ATGAACCCAAGGCTTCTGCATTCCTCAAAG GGAATCGCCTTGGATCCCAACGGTATATCGGTGCCTAGTTACCAACCGTATCTCTATCAGAACAGTGGCGGTGGAGCCGACTACGGCCAGCCTGTCAGCCCAGCTCATAGTCCTACTCATATGATGTCTCCCTCACAGCCTATTCCGAcg CATGGAGGCTTGCTAACGGCATACCGAAATCCCCAACCGATTCTCAGACCCAGTCCGATCAGTTCACCTACCCTGGTTGTACCA GGTCATATGAATTATCGGAGCAACAGTCCAGGCGATGGTACGAATTGTGCGAGTAGTGCCCCACCCAGCCCCGTATCACAAAGTCTCTCACCGGCCAGTTCGCCTGGTCTGGCTGCATCACCCGCTTCTCCATTTGCTGACCAAATAAGCAGCATGAACTGTCAAAACCAG ATGGGATCAGGTAGCGGTGGTAATCTTAACCAGATGTCGTTTTATCCCAATCAATCGAATGTGCTCAACCAATTCGAGCAATTCAATATG ATGGATTCTAGCTCCGAACAGACGCTTCAAAGTTACGGAAACTATAAATCGAATCATATGGGACag GCGAACATCAGTATGGACATATCACTGGATC TTTACAGTCAGCCGTCGCAGTTCATGTTCGGTGGTAGGTTAGAACTGAACCAGCAAACTGCACCACAAACCCCGCAAACACCATCTAGTATTCCGGATATTGTTCTGCAAG ATTTTTCCTGCACACCGGAAGAGCTTGCGCGACATAATTCCCATGATCTTAGTTCAGCCATGGGGTCTTCTTTTGATGGCGTCGATTTCTACCCCACCGACGATGCCCTTAGAG ATGGACTCGACCCGATTGACTTCGACGGTTTGCAGATACTGACAAACTCTACTTTGGTAACGGATCCGTCGACCGAAGACCATTTCAGACTGGACCGCATGTGA
- the LOC123468131 gene encoding LOW QUALITY PROTEIN: histone-lysine N-methyltransferase EHMT2-like (The sequence of the model RefSeq protein was modified relative to this genomic sequence to represent the inferred CDS: deleted 1 base in 1 codon): MDSLQEVSSTMAEDSEVFIEIEVSQTHNNGISLAEAANALITLQVPSKDPAPPMSISSSRSGENDSKITITEGNPKDVRKKILEGMKSQFNTNPEEEMAFEQANRRGPHRSKSKFKRQNFENEEDSVETVSKSETPKNSRGRGRPPRTTQIDKPQQIAIDVLKTEGELIRNELDSSSEAGSERSDSTTGVPGIITTRRSQRTNITRTSATDLLKGLSETRPIKKTISPPEPELVKPIDLPRKRGRPCKGAVPIEPKTENISVEVSEDTAVEDVSKMEHMASLGLQSKSSPDTAVHQSEVVSCLDGANLLCVESRPTCKKLRTEVLPTKNNSTAENETLHTSSGGDNSLSSDNLMRETSAKSIVSHTSLADESVLVANSLENEVELSIVEEQGKKLADCHTPLQVNGTASLLVEKTIFTCSCVESHPPVATAPPAATLYCQAVDSVGGKLVGCCLVANRKRFYRPSKKIPFMILCDSHRDRIRKHFCCPGCGLFCTQGTFLQCRALEGSIHFFHADCQRPGQRKTCLHCQRDSAVTEIRLQMKTCAVPVFCNDAKLLKTIPTAKISRLPSREISRIVSETSCPRYLSSQLVLPSGKVIDSNSIPPSLNKEMLQRILKSFETTGKSSSSNKSLYVAAKNGDIERVIECLRQGQNVNTTYQDGEGQTALHAAAYGGHLALVHIILQSGAALDKLDRSQNTPLSLALIQGHNETVKYLAIAGSCTSLKVGFHQISSFGIAPLTLFLFYLTGEGGMTALHLACKNGNLEACHYIMTLGNGRSFINAQDDGGWTPLVWGCEHQRVDIVKYLLQCKADPNVRDAEQNVALHWAAYSGSVDIVALLLDQGCDVNAANVHGDTPLHTASRRDNCECALLLITRGGRFDLRNKENQLALEVCPDKHCHSALLLALNMKLQQFTQTPCTESEKLLSNDITKGKEANPIQCVNGYDDEPKPQDFIYITENCFTSPLHVDRTINSLTFCECVGDCSVGCNCSSLSFRCWYDDEGKLVSDFNFADPPMLFECNRACQCHRGSCNNRLVQHGITSRLVLFRIENKGWGVRAAQPISKGSYVCEYIGEIITDFEADQREDDSYLFDLDNKDGETYCIDARRYGNIARFINHSCEPNLIPVKVYVDHQDLKFPRIAFFAVRDIDANEELAFDYGDKFWIIKYKSFTCSCHSPKCKYSQLTIHRTVEEYRRCLQLQELENGYQHS, translated from the exons ATGGATTCACTACAGGAAGTTTCTTCTACGATGGCAGAGGACTCGGAAGTTTTCATCGAAATTGAAGTGTCGCAGACGCACAATAATGGAATATCTCTAGCCGAAGCTGCCAATGCTCTCATCACCTTACAAGTGCCCTCAAAGGATCCTGCACCTCCAATGTCAATTTCCTCCAGCAGATCTGGAGAAAATGACAGTAAGATAACAATTACTGAAGGTAATCCCAAGGATGTTAGAAAGAAGATCTTGGAAGGCATGAAGTCTCAATTTAATACCAATCCTGAGGAGGAAATGGCATTTGAGCAAGCTAACAGAAGAGGGCCACATCGATCAAAATCAAAGTTCAAGCGTCAAAactttgaaaatgaagaagactCTGTTGAAACAGTTAGTAAATCAGAAACACCAAAGAACTCCAGAGGAAGAGGAAGGCCACCAAGAACAACCCAGATAGATAAGCCTCAGCAGATAGCCATTGATGTTTTAAAAACTGAAGGTGAACTCATTAGGAATGAACTGGATTCAAGCAGTGAGGCTGGTTCAGAAAGAAGTGACTCAACCACAGGAGTTCCAGGCATCATAACTACACGAAGATCTCAAAGAACCAATATTACCCGGACTTCAGCTACAGACCTGCTAAAAGGCCTCTCTGAAACCCGGCCAATCAAAAAGACCATATCACCCCCAGAGCCTGAATTAGTCAAACCAATAGATCTTCCAAGAAAACGTGGTAGACCATGTAAGGGAGCAGTTCCGATTGAACCGAAAACCGAAAACATTTCCGTTGAAGTGAGTGAAGATACTGCCGTGGAAGATGTCTCCAAAATGGAGCATATGGCTTCACTGGGTTTACAAAGTAAATCAAGTCCAGATACTGCAGTTCATCAATCTGAGgttgtttcttgtttggaCGGTGCTAATCTCTTATGCGTAGAATCGCGCCCAACATGCAAAAAGTTACGGACCGAAGTGTTGCCTACCAAAAACAATTCTACTGCCGAAAACGAAACACTGCATACTTCCTCGGGTGGGGACAACTCGCTGTCGTCCGACAATCTTATGCGAGAAACATCAGCCAAAAGCATTGTCAGTCATACATCGTTGGCAGATGAATCCGTTCTAGTCGCAAATTCTCTAGAAAATGAAGTTGAATTATCTATTGTCGAAGAACAAGGGAAG AAGCTGGCCGATTGTCATACTCCTCTACAAGTTAACGGAACTGCTTCCCTGCTTGTCGAGAAAACCATCTTTACATGTTCTTGTGTAGAGAGCCATCCCCCAGTGGCTACTGCTCCACCAGCAGCCACTTTGTATTGTCAAGCTGTTGATTCAGTTGGAGGAAAACTAGTCGGCTGCTGCTTGGTGGCTAATCGAAAGCGCTTCTATCGGCCGTCCAAAAAGATACCGTTTATGATTCTTTGCGACTCACACCGGGATCGTATTCGGAAACATTTTTGCTGTCCTGGCTGTGGTCTATTTTGCACTCAG GGAACATTTCTTCAGTGTAGGGCTCTGGAAggttcaattcatttttttcatgccGATTGCCAACGGCCGGGTCAACGGAAAACGTGCTTACATTGCCAGCGCGATTCTGCCGTTACCGAAATTCGCTTACAGATGAAAACCTGTGCCGTACCTGTCTTTTGCAATGACGCAAAATTGCTAAAAACAAT TCCGACCGCAAAGATCTCCCGCCTACCATCGCGGGAAATTTCCAGAATCGTATCAGAAACATCCTGTCCTCGCTATCTTTCTTCTCAACTTGTCTTGCCGTCAGGAAAAGTAATTGATTCGAATAGTATTCCTCCGTCTCTTAACAAAGAAATGCTACAGCGCATTTTGAAGTCATTTGAAACTACTGGCAAAAG TTCGTCAAGCAATAAGAGTCTTTACGTAGCGGCGAAAAACGGCGATATCGAACGGGTCATCGAATGCttaa GACAAGGACAGAATGTGAATACTACCTACCAGGATGGAGAAGGCCAAACCGCACTACATGCCGCAGCTTATGGTGGCCATTTGGCATTGGTCCACATCATTTTGCAGAGCGGAGCGGCACTCGACAAGCTGGATCGATCGCAAAATACACCCTTAAGCTTGGCCCTGATCCAAGGTCATAATGAAACTGTCAAATACCTTGCCATAGCTGGATCGTGTACATCGCTGAAGGTCGGGTTTCACCAGATATCTTCATTCGGTATTGCGCCTTTGACGTTATTTCTGTTTTACCTTACAGGGGAAGGCGGGATGACTGCCCTTCACTTGGCGTGCAAAAATGGCAACCTAGAAGCTTGCCATTATATCATGACGCTGGGAAATGGGAGAAGTTTCATTAATGCACAGGATGATGGCGGTTGGACGCCGCTGGTGTGGGGATGTGAACATCAGCGTGTAGACATAGTCAA ATATTTACTTCAGTGTAAGGCAGATCCTAACGTACGCGATGCAGAGCAGAATGTCGCTTTGCATTGGGCAGCTTACTCCGGGTCAGTCGATATAGTTGCACTTCTGCTTGATCAAGGGTGTGACGTGAACGCTGCGAATGTACATGGCGACACGCCATT GCATACGGCAAGTCGTCGGGACAATTGTGAATGCGCTTTGCTCCTGATAACTAGAGGTGGACGTTTCGACCTACGGAATAAAGAGAATCAATTAGCTTTAGAGGTTTGCCCAGATAAGCATTGTCACTCAGCGCTGCTTTTGGCGCTCAACATGAAACTCCAACAATTCACCCAAACACCATGCACCGAATCCGAAAAACTACTCTCAAA TGACATCACAAAGGGAAAAGAGGCCAACCCTATCCAATGCGTAAATGGATATGACGACGAGCCAAAACCACAAGACTTTATATACATCACAGAAAATTGCTTCACTAGCCCGTTGCACGTCGACCGGACCATTAACTCACTTACC TTTTGCGAGTGCGTCGGTGACTGCTCAGTCGGTTGCAATTGCTCGAGTCTCAGTTTTCGCTGCTGGTACGACGACGAAGGCAAACTCGTATCCGACTTCAATTTTGCAG ATCCCCCAATGTTGTTCGAATGCAATCGTGCTTGCCAATGTCATCGAGGGTCGTGCAATAATCGTTTAGTTCAACATGGAATTACCTCACGTTTAGTTCTTTTCCGTATCGAAAACAAAGGCTGGGGAGTCAGAGCTGCCCAACCTATTTCAAAGGGCTCCTACGTCTGCGA ATACATTGGCGAAATCATCACAGACTTCGAAGCCGATCAACGTGAAGACGATTCATATCTTTTCGATTTGGATAATAAG GACGGAGAAACTTACTGCATTGACGCCCGCCGCTACGGCAATATTGCCCGTTTTATCAATCATTCTTGTGAACCTAACTTGATTCCTGTTAAAGTTTACGTTGATCACCAGGATTTGAAGTTTCCACGCATCGCTTTCTTCGCCGTTCGAGATATTGACGCCAATGAAGAGTTGGCTTTTGATTACGGTGACAAATTTTGGATTATTAAATATAAGTCATTTACTTGTTCGTGCCACTCGCCAAAATGTAAGTACTCGCAGTTGACTATTCATCGAACAGTAGAAGAGTATCGGCGATGTCTGCAACTTCAGGAACTCGAAAACGGCTACCAGCACTCCTAA